From a region of the Thalassospira sp. TSL5-1 genome:
- the hisA gene encoding 1-(5-phosphoribosyl)-5-[(5-phosphoribosylamino)methylideneamino]imidazole-4-carboxamide isomerase, which translates to MNLYPAIDLKDGACVRLLRGDMDKATVFNDDPGSQAGEFVDKGCHWVHVVDLNGAFAGEPVNGAAVDSILAAVGARAKVQLGGGIRNMETVDYWLNKGVHRVILGTVALRNPDFVKEACAKWPGRIAVGIDARDGFVAVEGWAETSEITALDLARKFEDCGVTAIIFTDIDRDGAMGGPNIDSTVALAKAISTPVIASGGVSSLEDLLAIKAQADAGIDGAISGRALYDGRIDLAQAIAALA; encoded by the coding sequence GTGAACCTTTATCCGGCAATTGACCTGAAAGACGGGGCCTGCGTTCGCCTGTTGCGCGGCGATATGGACAAAGCCACGGTCTTTAACGACGATCCCGGCAGCCAGGCGGGCGAATTTGTCGATAAAGGCTGCCATTGGGTTCATGTGGTGGACCTGAACGGGGCCTTTGCCGGTGAACCCGTGAACGGGGCAGCGGTTGATTCCATTCTCGCGGCCGTTGGCGCACGCGCCAAGGTGCAACTGGGCGGGGGTATCCGCAATATGGAAACCGTTGATTACTGGCTGAACAAAGGCGTTCACCGCGTTATTTTGGGCACGGTGGCGCTGCGCAACCCGGACTTTGTTAAGGAAGCCTGTGCAAAATGGCCGGGACGTATTGCTGTTGGCATTGATGCCCGCGATGGCTTTGTTGCCGTGGAAGGCTGGGCCGAAACATCGGAAATCACCGCCCTTGACCTGGCCCGGAAATTCGAGGATTGCGGGGTAACGGCGATTATTTTCACCGATATTGACCGGGATGGGGCAATGGGTGGCCCGAATATCGACTCAACCGTCGCCCTGGCCAAAGCCATTTCAACCCCGGTCATCGCCTCGGGCGGGGTCTCCTCGCTGGAAGACCTGCTTGCCATCAAGGCCCAGGCCGATGCCGGGATTGACGGCGCCATTTCGGGCCGTGCCCTTTATGATGGCCGCATTGACCTTGCCCAAGCCATTGCCGCGCTGGCATAA
- a CDS encoding VOC family protein, with translation MNIPPFHLAFPIKSIADTRAFYIGILGCEEGRSTENWIDFDFFGHQLSAHVRPEAGQNAGSGTVDGDAVPIPHFGAVLEWQQWHDLADRLKNAGVTFLLEPKIRFMGEPGEQGTFFVTDPAGNGLEFKTFRDPAMIFAH, from the coding sequence ATGAATATCCCGCCTTTTCATCTCGCCTTTCCGATCAAATCCATTGCTGACACACGCGCGTTCTATATTGGCATCCTTGGATGCGAGGAGGGGCGCTCGACCGAAAACTGGATCGATTTTGACTTTTTCGGCCATCAGCTTTCGGCCCATGTCCGCCCCGAGGCCGGGCAAAATGCCGGTAGTGGCACTGTTGATGGCGATGCCGTGCCGATCCCGCATTTTGGCGCGGTGCTGGAATGGCAACAATGGCATGACCTGGCGGACCGCCTGAAAAATGCCGGTGTTACTTTCCTGCTGGAACCGAAAATCCGCTTTATGGGGGAACCAGGCGAGCAGGGTACGTTCTTTGTCACCGATCCGGCGGGGAATGGCCTGGAATTTAAAACCTTCCGCGACCCGGCAATGATTTTTGCCCACTAA
- a CDS encoding DUF2628 domain-containing protein, producing MKVYTVHINPGQADPIENAVLVREGFNFWAFLLTGLWALFHRQWLAFIGLLVVSGLVNLAIHLANGGPEMDFLLNIVVSIGFGLVANDLRRRKLAKQGWKMVEIIASHSEQDALHQYVHRAVKNTAITPTPVSSYYGSNPTP from the coding sequence ATGAAGGTTTACACCGTTCATATCAACCCCGGCCAGGCCGATCCGATCGAGAATGCGGTACTGGTGCGTGAAGGTTTCAATTTCTGGGCATTTCTGCTGACCGGCCTGTGGGCGCTTTTTCACCGGCAATGGCTGGCCTTTATTGGCCTGCTGGTGGTGTCCGGCCTGGTCAACCTTGCGATTCATCTCGCCAATGGCGGCCCGGAAATGGACTTTTTGCTTAATATCGTGGTTTCCATCGGCTTTGGCCTGGTTGCCAATGACCTGCGTCGCCGCAAACTGGCAAAGCAGGGCTGGAAAATGGTGGAGATCATTGCCAGCCATAGCGAACAAGACGCCCTGCACCAATATGTCCATCGGGCGGTGAAAAATACCGCCATCACCCCAACCCCTGTTTCGTCCTATTACGGGAGCAACCCCACCCCATGA
- a CDS encoding ATP-binding protein, producing the protein MGFRQLLATAFALNIPPTAILVLLAASDQIAWGLAIIAAGASWLGIVGLLRIYFKDLRAVARYAATLRDHFRGTPPQRLTFEAAAELSSLYTQISTAFRERILTLEAQTSTDAEILDHLPNPVIMVNRQRTVTGFNQAAKSLFHNLETGYDLTRFIRDPILLDAFDTVSSGRRKMQHTEFVLSSDAQRHFDVLTAHLPAETGNRNFVLSFSDLTELRKVEQMRADFAADAGHELRTPLSVLLGFIETLEGPAKDDPDALGQFLPVMRDQAQRMQSLVEDLLSLARIELNEHTPPSNDCDVSTIIDKVAMALKVKADAKNMTIRVTSSLENTHTIGEEKELIQVFQNLIENAIKYGHQDSTVDVKLDLAKNPPAALARYRHSRIMAVSVCDQSDGIAREHLPRLTERFYRVDTARSRAVGGTGLGLAIVKHLVQRHRGTMTIDSEVGKGSVFTVYLPAQIGDNVHKLHRA; encoded by the coding sequence TTGGGCTTTCGGCAATTGCTCGCGACAGCGTTCGCACTTAACATTCCACCAACTGCCATTCTGGTCTTGCTGGCCGCATCCGACCAGATTGCCTGGGGACTTGCCATCATTGCTGCCGGGGCATCCTGGCTGGGCATTGTCGGCCTGCTGCGCATCTATTTCAAGGATTTGCGAGCTGTGGCGCGTTACGCTGCCACCCTGCGCGATCATTTTCGCGGCACCCCGCCCCAACGCCTGACATTCGAGGCCGCCGCCGAGCTATCCTCGCTTTATACCCAGATCTCAACCGCCTTTCGCGAACGCATCCTGACACTTGAGGCGCAAACCAGCACCGATGCCGAAATTCTCGATCATTTGCCCAATCCGGTGATTATGGTCAATCGCCAGCGCACGGTAACCGGCTTTAACCAGGCGGCAAAGTCGCTGTTTCACAATCTGGAAACCGGCTATGACCTGACCCGGTTCATCCGGGACCCCATTTTGCTTGATGCCTTTGATACAGTTTCGTCTGGCCGTCGCAAAATGCAGCATACGGAATTTGTGCTTTCCAGTGACGCACAACGCCATTTTGACGTTCTGACCGCCCATTTGCCCGCCGAAACCGGCAACCGCAATTTCGTGCTGTCCTTTAGTGATTTGACCGAACTGCGCAAGGTCGAACAGATGCGCGCCGATTTCGCCGCCGATGCCGGGCATGAATTACGCACCCCGCTTTCCGTCTTGCTGGGTTTCATCGAAACGCTGGAAGGCCCGGCCAAGGATGACCCCGATGCTCTGGGCCAGTTCCTGCCGGTGATGCGCGATCAGGCGCAACGCATGCAAAGCCTTGTTGAAGATTTGCTGTCGCTTGCCCGCATCGAACTTAACGAACACACCCCGCCATCGAACGATTGTGATGTCAGCACCATTATTGACAAGGTGGCAATGGCGCTCAAGGTCAAGGCGGATGCCAAAAACATGACCATCCGTGTGACCTCCAGCCTGGAAAACACACACACGATTGGCGAAGAAAAGGAACTGATCCAGGTTTTCCAGAATCTGATCGAAAACGCCATCAAATACGGCCATCAGGACAGCACGGTCGATGTCAAACTTGATCTGGCGAAAAACCCGCCAGCAGCCCTGGCGCGCTATCGTCACAGCCGCATCATGGCTGTTTCGGTATGCGACCAGTCCGATGGTATTGCCCGGGAGCATTTGCCCCGTCTGACCGAACGTTTTTACCGTGTCGATACCGCGCGTTCGCGTGCTGTCGGCGGCACCGGCCTTGGCCTGGCCATTGTCAAACATCTTGTGCAGCGCCATCGCGGCACCATGACCATCGATAGCGAAGTGGGCAAGGGATCGGTCTTTACCGTCTATCTGCCCGCCCAAATCGGCGATAACGTGCATAAACTTCATCGGGCGTGA
- the hslU gene encoding ATP-dependent protease ATPase subunit HslU, whose translation MTQQFSPREIVSELDRHIIGQKEAKRAVAVALRNRWRRQQLTEPMRGEVLPKNILMIGPTGVGKTEIARRLAKLADAPFLKVEATKFTEVGYVGRDVEQIIRDLLEVSIDLTRSMMKRKVTAKAELQAEERILDSLVGENASAETRQKFRKKLREGELQDKEIEIQVQESAATSMPTIDVPGMPGAQMGMLNLSDMFGKAFGGQTKAKRMSVADAFERLIEEESDKLLDMEKVTAEAIENVEQNGIVFLDEIDKITARSERGGDVSREGVQRDLLPLIEGTTVSTKHGTVKTDHVLFICSGAFHLAKPSDLLPELQGRLPIRVELKALTEADFRSILLEPEASLIKQYIALMGTEDVTLEFSDDAIDEIARISAMVNETVENIGARRLHTVLEKLLDEISFTATDRSGEKVVIDAQYVRDQVEELSKNTDLSKFIL comes from the coding sequence ATGACACAGCAATTCAGCCCGCGCGAAATTGTTTCAGAACTTGATCGCCACATCATCGGACAAAAAGAGGCCAAGCGCGCCGTCGCGGTGGCCCTGCGCAATCGCTGGCGCCGCCAGCAACTGACCGAGCCGATGCGCGGCGAAGTTCTGCCCAAAAACATTCTTATGATCGGCCCGACCGGGGTGGGTAAAACCGAAATCGCCCGCCGCCTTGCCAAGCTGGCCGATGCGCCCTTTCTGAAGGTCGAGGCGACCAAATTTACCGAAGTCGGTTATGTCGGGCGCGATGTGGAGCAGATCATTCGTGACCTTCTGGAAGTTTCCATCGATCTGACCCGCTCGATGATGAAACGCAAAGTCACTGCCAAGGCGGAATTGCAGGCCGAGGAACGCATCCTTGATAGCCTGGTTGGTGAAAATGCGTCGGCCGAAACGCGCCAGAAATTCCGCAAGAAACTGCGCGAAGGTGAATTGCAGGATAAGGAAATCGAGATTCAGGTCCAGGAAAGTGCCGCAACCTCGATGCCGACCATCGACGTACCGGGCATGCCGGGCGCACAGATGGGGATGCTGAACCTGTCGGATATGTTCGGCAAAGCCTTTGGCGGCCAGACCAAGGCCAAACGCATGAGCGTTGCCGATGCCTTTGAACGCCTGATCGAGGAAGAATCCGACAAGCTTCTCGATATGGAAAAGGTGACAGCCGAAGCCATCGAGAATGTCGAACAGAACGGTATTGTTTTCCTCGACGAGATCGACAAGATCACTGCACGGTCCGAACGTGGGGGTGATGTGTCGCGTGAAGGGGTACAGCGCGATCTGCTGCCCCTGATCGAGGGCACCACGGTTTCCACCAAGCATGGCACGGTGAAAACCGACCATGTGCTGTTTATCTGTTCTGGGGCGTTTCATCTGGCAAAACCGTCGGACCTGCTGCCGGAATTGCAGGGTCGTTTGCCGATCCGTGTTGAGCTCAAGGCCCTGACGGAAGCTGATTTCCGCAGCATCCTGCTCGAACCCGAAGCATCGCTGATCAAGCAATATATCGCCCTGATGGGGACCGAGGATGTGACGCTGGAATTTAGCGATGATGCGATTGACGAAATCGCCCGCATTTCGGCAATGGTGAACGAAACCGTTGAAAATATTGGGGCGCGCCGCCTGCATACGGTTCTGGAAAAGCTTCTCGATGAAATCAGCTTTACCGCCACCGACCGTTCGGGTGAAAAGGTCGTGATCGATGCGCAATATGTGCGCGATCAGGTCGAGGAACTGTCGAAAAACACCGATCTGTCGAAATTCATTCTTTAA
- a CDS encoding zeta toxin family protein — protein MKPSLVLLAGPNGAGKSTLYQTRIAPHFAGPFINADIIQRDELQDRSLPASYDAARIADDRRSRMLELRKSFATETVFSHPSKLQFIDDAKGRGYIVIVAHVGVESADLSVARVRERTREGGHDVPEDKIRARYDRGQPLIRDAVLRADRGMVFDNSRLNQPPQQVLLFADGRLVQAAPILPNWVLTTYDADLSR, from the coding sequence ATGAAACCCAGCCTTGTTTTGCTGGCCGGGCCAAACGGGGCTGGTAAGTCCACCCTTTATCAGACCCGTATTGCCCCGCATTTTGCGGGCCCTTTCATCAATGCGGATATAATCCAGCGAGATGAATTACAGGACCGTTCGTTGCCGGCTTCTTATGACGCTGCAAGGATTGCGGATGATCGCCGATCCAGAATGCTGGAACTGCGGAAAAGTTTCGCAACGGAAACCGTTTTTTCCCATCCTTCCAAGTTGCAGTTTATCGATGATGCCAAAGGGCGGGGCTATATCGTTATCGTTGCGCATGTGGGTGTGGAGAGTGCCGATCTTTCGGTGGCGCGAGTCAGGGAACGTACTCGCGAAGGCGGACATGATGTGCCCGAGGATAAAATCCGGGCGCGCTATGATCGGGGGCAGCCGTTGATTCGGGATGCCGTTTTACGTGCGGATCGGGGTATGGTTTTTGATAATTCCAGGCTTAACCAACCGCCGCAGCAGGTTTTGCTGTTTGCCGATGGCCGTCTTGTGCAGGCCGCACCGATCCTGCCAAATTGGGTTTTGACAACCTATGATGCAGACCTGTCACGATAA
- the hslV gene encoding ATP-dependent protease subunit HslV, with protein sequence MSDQSQQSWHGTTILSVRKGNQVVIAGDGQVSLGQTVIKGNARKVRRIGQKQDIIVGFAGATADAFTLLERLEAKLERHPGQTMRACVELAKDWRTDRYLRRLEAMMAVVDRDISLVLTGMGDVLEPEDGIIAIGSGGNYALSAARALIDQDMDAEEIARRAMKIAGEICVYTNGSITLEKIDEAKDVA encoded by the coding sequence ATGAGCGATCAATCGCAGCAAAGCTGGCACGGGACGACGATTCTGTCCGTTCGCAAGGGTAATCAGGTGGTGATTGCCGGTGACGGGCAGGTGTCCTTGGGCCAGACCGTGATCAAGGGCAATGCCCGCAAGGTGCGCCGTATCGGCCAAAAGCAGGACATTATTGTCGGCTTTGCTGGGGCCACTGCCGATGCCTTTACCCTGCTCGAACGGCTTGAAGCCAAATTGGAGCGCCACCCCGGCCAGACCATGCGTGCCTGCGTCGAACTGGCAAAAGACTGGCGGACGGATCGTTATCTGCGCCGTCTTGAAGCGATGATGGCCGTTGTTGACCGTGATATTTCACTGGTTTTGACAGGCATGGGCGATGTGCTGGAACCCGAAGATGGCATTATCGCCATTGGATCGGGCGGGAATTATGCGCTGTCAGCGGCCCGCGCCCTGATTGACCAGGATATGGATGCCGAGGAAATTGCCCGCCGGGCCATGAAGATTGCCGGCGAGATTTGTGTTTACACAAATGGCAGTATCACGCTTGAAAAAATCGATGAGGCAAAGGACGTCGCCTGA
- the hisH gene encoding imidazole glycerol phosphate synthase subunit HisH: MTVAIIDYGSGNLRSCAKAFERAARENNLALDVVVTDDPHHVRDASHIVLPGVGAFADCRAGLDAVEGMVDMLEEQVIKGGKPFLGICVGMQLMAKVGREFEDTDGLGWIDGEVVAIEPNDPSLKIPHMGWNELLLDDTGQQHPVLAGISSGDHAYFVHSFHMHIDSPSQRLARVDYGTEITAIVGHDNMIGTQFHPEKSQKTGLTLIGNFLGWRP, translated from the coding sequence ATGACCGTCGCGATTATTGATTACGGTTCAGGCAATCTGCGTTCTTGCGCCAAGGCATTCGAGCGTGCGGCCCGCGAAAACAACCTTGCCCTTGATGTTGTCGTCACCGACGATCCGCATCATGTCCGCGATGCCAGCCATATCGTATTGCCCGGTGTTGGGGCCTTTGCCGATTGCCGTGCCGGCCTGGATGCGGTGGAAGGCATGGTGGACATGCTGGAAGAACAGGTCATTAAGGGGGGCAAACCCTTTTTGGGCATTTGTGTTGGCATGCAACTCATGGCAAAGGTCGGTCGCGAATTTGAAGATACCGACGGGTTGGGCTGGATTGACGGCGAAGTGGTCGCGATTGAACCCAACGATCCGTCGCTTAAAATTCCGCATATGGGCTGGAACGAATTGCTGCTGGATGATACCGGGCAGCAGCACCCGGTTCTCGCAGGTATTTCCAGCGGCGATCACGCCTATTTTGTCCATAGTTTTCACATGCACATCGATAGCCCGTCACAGCGTCTGGCCCGGGTTGATTACGGTACCGAAATTACTGCAATTGTGGGTCATGACAATATGATCGGCACACAGTTTCACCCGGAAAAAAGCCAGAAAACAGGATTGACCCTGATCGGGAATTTCCTGGGATGGAGACCATGA
- a CDS encoding GNAT family N-acetyltransferase, with amino-acid sequence MSGPSVTLNPNVFAEHVTELSPGDLSDIVDACIQAIVEGGGFGWLTPPGRPEMEKYWRGVLLMPGRHLFVSRVDGVISGAAQLLETPANLESQRHSAQITGHFVAPWARGRGNGKAIVRAIEYFARQKGYSVLKLDLRETQTAAIALYHSMGYVRWGINPYYAMIDGKMVEGYYYTKKIQESEQ; translated from the coding sequence ATGAGCGGACCCAGCGTTACCCTGAATCCGAATGTTTTTGCCGAACATGTGACCGAGCTTTCGCCCGGCGACCTGTCGGACATTGTTGATGCCTGTATCCAGGCCATTGTCGAGGGCGGTGGCTTTGGCTGGCTAACCCCGCCCGGTCGCCCGGAAATGGAAAAATACTGGCGCGGCGTTTTGCTGATGCCCGGTCGGCATTTGTTTGTCTCGCGCGTCGACGGGGTCATTTCGGGGGCGGCACAACTTTTGGAAACGCCGGCCAACCTTGAATCCCAACGCCATTCCGCGCAAATTACCGGGCATTTTGTCGCCCCCTGGGCACGGGGCCGGGGCAATGGCAAGGCGATTGTGCGCGCAATTGAATATTTTGCCCGCCAAAAGGGCTATAGCGTGCTGAAACTGGATTTGCGCGAAACCCAAACAGCTGCCATCGCCCTTTATCACAGCATGGGATATGTGCGCTGGGGCATTAATCCCTATTATGCCATGATCGACGGCAAAATGGTCGAAGGCTATTACTACACCAAGAAAATACAGGAATCCGAACAGTGA
- a CDS encoding glyoxylate/hydroxypyruvate reductase A yields MSASAPRKILIASQGDETRWKEAMTTRLPDATIYTQDEDYNPAEIDYALLWKQPQGMIKNLENVRAIFSLGAGVEHVLSAPSLPANVPIIRLEDAGMAQQMIEYHIYATLHFMRDFDHYLRHEKEGDWHPHDVAEISDFRVGIMGLGALGAAVATSLSNLGFHVSGWSRRMKAIENVATFAGDETLDEFLGQSDILICLLPRTRKTEGLLDSARLSKLPANAAIINASRGTAIVEEDLLRLVDTGHLRGAFLDVARNEPLPKGHPFWNHPKIRLTPHIAAATRIGPAVDQIADNIDRLEKGETPAGLVDRDIGY; encoded by the coding sequence ATGTCTGCGTCTGCGCCACGCAAAATTCTTATCGCCTCGCAGGGCGACGAAACCCGCTGGAAAGAGGCGATGACGACCCGGCTGCCCGACGCCACCATCTATACCCAGGACGAGGATTATAACCCCGCCGAGATCGACTATGCCCTGTTGTGGAAACAGCCCCAGGGCATGATCAAAAATCTGGAAAATGTCCGCGCGATTTTCTCGCTCGGTGCCGGGGTCGAACATGTGCTTTCTGCGCCATCACTGCCTGCAAATGTGCCGATTATTCGCCTGGAAGACGCGGGCATGGCCCAGCAAATGATCGAATATCACATCTATGCCACCCTGCATTTCATGCGCGATTTTGACCATTACCTGCGTCATGAAAAAGAAGGTGACTGGCACCCGCATGATGTGGCCGAAATCAGCGACTTTCGTGTGGGCATTATGGGCCTGGGTGCCCTGGGGGCGGCTGTCGCCACCAGCCTGTCAAACCTTGGCTTTCATGTTTCCGGCTGGAGCCGCCGCATGAAAGCGATTGAAAATGTCGCCACCTTTGCCGGGGATGAAACCCTGGACGAGTTTTTGGGCCAAAGCGATATTCTGATTTGCCTTCTGCCCCGCACCCGCAAGACCGAAGGCCTGCTTGACAGTGCGCGCCTGTCCAAATTGCCGGCCAATGCGGCGATTATTAACGCATCACGCGGCACCGCCATTGTCGAAGAGGACCTGTTGCGCTTGGTCGATACCGGCCATTTACGCGGGGCATTTCTGGATGTGGCCCGCAACGAACCGCTGCCAAAAGGCCATCCTTTCTGGAATCATCCGAAAATAAGATTAACCCCGCATATTGCCGCCGCTACCCGCATCGGCCCGGCAGTGGACCAGATTGCCGATAATATTGACCGCCTTGAAAAAGGTGAAACACCCGCCGGTCTGGTGGATCGTGATATTGGCTATTAA
- the hisB gene encoding imidazoleglycerol-phosphate dehydratase HisB, which yields MRKARVERNTNETRITAEINLDGTGVYDIETGVGFLDHMLEQLSRHSLMDLTVRAKGDLHIDFHHTTEDSGIAIGQAFAKALGDKKGITRYGSCLLPMDEALTRVALDISSRPYLIWNVTFTRDKIGDMDTELFREWFQGFAQAAGITLHVENLYGENNHHIIESSFKALARSLRDAIEIDPRKSDAIPSTKGVLGGSL from the coding sequence ATGCGCAAGGCCCGCGTAGAGCGCAATACCAACGAAACCCGGATCACCGCCGAAATCAATCTTGACGGCACCGGTGTCTATGACATCGAAACCGGTGTGGGTTTTCTGGATCACATGCTTGAACAGCTTTCACGCCACAGCCTGATGGACCTGACGGTTCGCGCTAAAGGCGACCTGCATATCGATTTCCATCATACCACCGAAGATTCCGGCATCGCGATTGGCCAGGCTTTTGCCAAGGCACTGGGCGACAAAAAAGGCATCACCCGTTATGGCAGCTGCCTCCTGCCAATGGACGAGGCCTTGACCCGCGTTGCGCTGGATATTTCCAGCCGCCCTTACCTGATCTGGAATGTCACCTTCACCCGCGATAAAATCGGCGATATGGACACCGAACTGTTCCGCGAATGGTTTCAGGGCTTTGCCCAGGCGGCGGGCATTACGCTGCATGTTGAAAACCTGTATGGTGAAAACAATCACCATATTATCGAAAGCAGCTTTAAGGCGCTGGCACGGTCCCTGCGCGATGCGATCGAAATTGATCCGCGCAAATCTGATGCCATTCCGTCAACAAAGGGTGTTCTGGGCGGGTCATTGTAA
- a CDS encoding phosphoribosyl-ATP diphosphatase, producing the protein MTTALNGDILDRLYETVAARKGADPEESYTAKLFSKGTRKIAQKVGEEGVETVIAALAEGPENVASESADLLYHLMVLWADQGVKPDDVWNILAKREGISGIAEKASRSE; encoded by the coding sequence ATGACCACAGCACTGAATGGCGACATTCTGGACCGTTTGTATGAAACCGTGGCCGCCCGCAAAGGTGCCGACCCCGAAGAAAGCTATACCGCCAAGCTGTTTAGCAAGGGGACGCGCAAAATCGCCCAGAAAGTGGGCGAAGAAGGGGTTGAAACCGTGATTGCCGCCCTGGCCGAAGGCCCGGAAAACGTGGCCTCCGAAAGTGCCGATCTTTTGTATCATCTGATGGTGCTGTGGGCTGATCAGGGGGTGAAACCCGATGACGTCTGGAACATCCTTGCCAAACGCGAGGGCATTTCCGGTATTGCCGAAAAGGCATCGCGTAGCGAATAA
- a CDS encoding histidine triad nucleotide-binding protein: protein MAVKPYDPENIFAKILRGEIPCNKIFEDDHVLAFHDIAPQAPTHILVIPKGAYTSYDDFAQNASDAEIIAYTRAIGKISAAAGVVEDGYRLIANTREHGRQDVPHLHVHIIGGKKLGLMLPKA from the coding sequence ATGGCCGTAAAACCGTATGATCCCGAAAACATCTTTGCCAAAATTCTGCGCGGAGAGATTCCGTGTAACAAGATTTTTGAAGATGACCATGTGCTGGCCTTCCACGACATTGCACCGCAGGCACCGACCCATATTCTGGTGATTCCCAAGGGGGCTTATACCTCCTATGACGATTTTGCCCAAAATGCGTCGGATGCGGAAATTATCGCCTATACAAGGGCGATTGGCAAAATCTCCGCCGCTGCCGGTGTTGTCGAGGATGGCTATCGCCTGATCGCCAATACCCGCGAACACGGCCGCCAGGATGTGCCGCATCTTCATGTTCATATCATTGGCGGTAAAAAACTGGGTCTGATGCTGCCCAAGGCTTGA
- the hisF gene encoding imidazole glycerol phosphate synthase subunit HisF: MLKTRVIPCLDVKDGRVVKGVNFVDLIDAGDPVEQARIYDAEGADELCFLDITASSDNRDTIFDVVARTAEACFMPVTVGGGVRTLEDIRKLLLAGADKVSINTAAVKNPDFVREAARKFGSQCIVVSIDAKSTGPDKFEIFTHGGRNETGIDAVSFAKQMTEYGAGELLVTSMDRDGTKSGFNIPLTRTIADAVSVPVIASGGVGTLDHMVQGVTEGHASAVLAASIFHFGTYRIRDVKNHMKAAGIPVRDA; this comes from the coding sequence ATGCTGAAAACCCGTGTAATACCCTGCCTGGATGTCAAGGATGGCCGCGTGGTCAAAGGGGTGAATTTCGTTGATCTGATCGATGCGGGCGACCCGGTGGAACAGGCCCGCATCTATGATGCCGAAGGGGCGGACGAGCTTTGCTTCCTGGATATCACCGCATCGAGCGATAACCGCGACACCATTTTTGATGTGGTGGCCCGCACCGCCGAAGCCTGCTTTATGCCCGTTACGGTGGGCGGGGGTGTGCGCACCCTTGAAGATATTCGCAAATTGCTGCTGGCCGGGGCGGACAAGGTCTCGATCAATACGGCCGCGGTCAAAAACCCGGACTTCGTGCGCGAGGCTGCGCGCAAATTTGGCTCGCAATGTATTGTCGTTTCCATCGATGCCAAATCAACCGGGCCCGACAAATTCGAGATTTTTACCCATGGCGGTCGTAACGAAACCGGAATAGATGCCGTTTCTTTTGCGAAACAAATGACCGAATATGGTGCCGGTGAATTGCTTGTGACCTCGATGGACCGTGATGGCACCAAGTCGGGCTTTAACATTCCGCTAACCCGCACCATTGCCGATGCCGTGTCGGTTCCGGTCATCGCATCGGGCGGGGTAGGGACACTTGACCATATGGTTCAAGGGGTTACGGAGGGTCACGCCTCCGCCGTGCTAGCAGCATCGATCTTCCATTTTGGCACCTATCGCATTCGCGATGTCAAAAATCACATGAAAGCAGCGGGCATTCCGGTGCGCGACGCATAA
- a CDS encoding DUF6314 family protein: MVPKPELPAHRIFNSLQGDWTLERGMGDMGHFAGTARFFSATDSAANSLRYREEGVLHRFDGQKFEGYREYDFVLHDDAIELLFRDPVGFGNRYVLLNFSQTTQPDGNTPENGLFVQDHHPCGDDIYHHRMFWQDTNHFETRIKVTGPNKDYELHSLYQRQTTQN, translated from the coding sequence ATGGTGCCAAAGCCAGAGCTCCCAGCCCATCGCATTTTTAACAGCCTGCAAGGGGATTGGACCCTTGAGCGCGGCATGGGAGATATGGGTCACTTCGCAGGCACAGCACGGTTTTTTAGTGCCACCGATAGTGCCGCAAACAGCCTGCGCTATCGCGAAGAAGGAGTTTTGCACCGTTTTGACGGGCAAAAATTCGAGGGCTACCGGGAATATGATTTTGTGCTGCACGACGATGCCATCGAATTGCTGTTTCGCGACCCGGTCGGTTTTGGCAATCGCTATGTGCTGCTGAATTTCAGCCAAACAACCCAGCCCGATGGAAATACCCCGGAAAACGGCCTTTTTGTCCAGGATCATCACCCGTGCGGCGATGACATCTATCATCATCGCATGTTCTGGCAGGACACCAATCATTTTGAAACCAGAATTAAAGTCACCGGTCCCAACAAGGATTATGAATTACACAGCCTCTATCAGCGCCAGACCACACAGAATTAA